In Methanobacterium sp., a genomic segment contains:
- a CDS encoding GGDEF domain-containing response regulator — protein sequence MSEVKILIVEDESIVAMDIKHRAEGLGYEVTAITPSGEEALEHVADNRPDLVLMDIVLKGEMDGIEAAQKIRDAYDVPVVYLTAYSDERTLKRAKITEPFGYIIKPFEDRELHSAVEVALYKHQMESKLKESEKWLSTTLESIGDAVIATDKNGKIKFMNPVASQLTGWDHDAAIGQPLDEIFKIIHEESGAPVDDPVVKVVENDAIIDLPPQVLLINKKGEPVPIDDSSAPIKDENGSIIGVALVFRDVTQRRREVKEREELLKDKARGELSSFMVSALPVFASNIPPQIRDNIARSFADRFEKNMKPLFLEEMEKCQINKGDNALADQKVLFQCYLSWISEFMSNLGIVTDTDIEKRKSYLNFANCPWTNEESVSPIFCLICRAIVIRSFTWTSLHGHVEQSQCLLDDNDKCSFEFIISWDDN from the coding sequence ATGTCTGAAGTGAAAATCCTGATTGTGGAAGATGAAAGCATAGTGGCTATGGATATTAAACACCGGGCTGAAGGCCTGGGTTACGAAGTCACTGCCATAACACCCTCTGGAGAGGAAGCTCTGGAGCATGTGGCTGATAACCGGCCGGATCTGGTGCTGATGGATATTGTTCTCAAGGGAGAAATGGATGGTATTGAGGCAGCACAAAAGATAAGAGATGCCTATGATGTCCCAGTAGTCTATTTAACTGCTTATTCGGATGAAAGAACCCTGAAACGAGCTAAAATAACTGAACCATTTGGTTACATAATCAAACCTTTTGAAGATAGGGAACTTCACAGTGCAGTGGAGGTAGCTCTCTACAAACACCAAATGGAAAGTAAACTCAAAGAAAGTGAAAAATGGTTATCCACTACCCTGGAAAGTATTGGAGACGCAGTTATTGCCACTGATAAAAATGGTAAAATCAAATTTATGAACCCTGTAGCCAGCCAGCTGACTGGTTGGGATCATGATGCAGCCATTGGCCAACCATTAGATGAGATCTTCAAGATCATTCATGAAGAAAGTGGTGCACCGGTTGATGATCCAGTGGTGAAGGTGGTTGAGAATGATGCCATAATTGATCTACCCCCTCAGGTACTTTTGATTAATAAAAAGGGGGAACCGGTACCTATTGATGATAGTAGTGCCCCTATTAAGGATGAAAATGGGAGCATAATTGGTGTGGCTCTGGTCTTCCGTGATGTGACCCAGCGTCGAAGGGAAGTCAAGGAAAGAGAAGAATTATTGAAGGATAAAGCCCGGGGAGAACTTTCCAGTTTCATGGTCAGTGCACTGCCAGTATTTGCCTCTAACATCCCCCCTCAAATAAGAGATAACATTGCCCGTAGTTTTGCAGACAGGTTTGAGAAAAACATGAAACCCCTATTCCTGGAGGAAATGGAAAAATGCCAGATTAACAAAGGTGATAATGCCTTAGCTGACCAAAAAGTATTATTCCAGTGCTATCTCTCCTGGATCAGTGAATTCATGTCTAATCTGGGCATTGTAACTGATACGGACATTGAGAAGAGAAAAAGTTATCTGAATTTCGCCAACTGTCCCTGGACAAATGAAGAAAGTGTCAGCCCAATCTTTTGTTTAATTTGCAGGGCAATTGTTATACGTAGCTTCACATGGACATCCCTCCATGGACATGTGGAACAGAGCCAGTGCCTACTTGATGATAATGATAAATGCTCCTTTGAATTCATAATTTCATGGGATGATAATTAA
- a CDS encoding RNA-binding domain-containing protein, with amino-acid sequence MNCEIVAKAPVHPTEDLDKVIEALSNVFDYDDILIAEESVTVNGNTSCLFPFKEFLEKRQIRDTARKIILKGWDEESKTINLNLSKQAAFAGMINLVDDDLSPLGEIEVKITTTDVEEFANWLCAH; translated from the coding sequence ATGAATTGCGAAATAGTTGCTAAAGCGCCAGTCCATCCAACAGAGGATCTGGACAAAGTTATCGAGGCCCTATCCAATGTCTTCGACTACGATGACATTTTAATAGCTGAAGAAAGTGTTACAGTTAATGGAAATACTTCCTGTCTTTTCCCATTTAAAGAATTCCTGGAGAAAAGACAGATCAGGGATACTGCCCGGAAAATTATTCTTAAGGGATGGGATGAAGAATCGAAGACCATTAATTTAAATTTAAGTAAACAAGCCGCCTTTGCCGGTATGATCAACCTGGTGGATGATGATCTCTCACCCCTAGGGGAAATAGAAGTTAAAATCACCACTACAGATGTGGAAGAATTTGCAAACTGGCTATGTGCCCATTAA
- a CDS encoding DUF169 domain-containing protein encodes MSKTIKEIGESLKRAGMLETAPLCVYGSDTIPEGAVPMVNIDTCSAKVVLAVAVRKDTPPVYMGHDCLKGVCMGGITWLGYAKKISPYIRYFVSTGHENFRGGIAEYLKASPELFDKFRESIGEITLPGKYLVVSTCDDFAENEDNSGEDHAVQSVLCFGNGQQIRNLCSLIHFRTENPFESIIAPFGPACATMITYPAHMAQKTPKNTAFIGPIDPTGNSWFPTDYMALGIPLNMARDMCQDLEESFAVKRPEVAYPLERKDVNLRNEI; translated from the coding sequence ATGTCAAAAACCATAAAAGAAATTGGAGAATCGTTAAAAAGGGCAGGAATGCTTGAAACAGCACCATTATGTGTTTATGGATCTGATACTATTCCAGAAGGCGCTGTTCCAATGGTTAACATTGATACTTGTTCTGCCAAGGTTGTATTAGCTGTTGCGGTTCGTAAAGATACCCCTCCTGTTTACATGGGTCATGATTGCCTTAAAGGTGTTTGTATGGGGGGAATCACCTGGCTGGGATATGCTAAAAAGATTTCACCTTACATCCGATATTTTGTATCCACCGGGCATGAAAATTTCAGAGGCGGAATTGCAGAGTATTTAAAGGCCAGCCCTGAGTTATTTGACAAATTTAGAGAATCAATCGGTGAAATTACCTTACCTGGGAAGTATTTGGTGGTAAGTACCTGTGATGATTTTGCAGAAAATGAGGATAATTCTGGTGAAGATCATGCGGTTCAATCAGTTTTATGCTTCGGAAATGGGCAGCAAATACGAAATCTGTGTAGTTTAATTCATTTCAGAACAGAAAACCCATTTGAATCTATAATTGCCCCCTTTGGTCCAGCTTGTGCAACAATGATAACCTATCCTGCACACATGGCCCAAAAAACTCCTAAAAACACTGCATTCATAGGTCCTATTGATCCCACTGGTAACTCCTGGTTCCCCACTGATTACATGGCACTGGGAATCCCCCTGAACATGGCCCGAGATATGTGCCAGGACCTGGAAGAATCATTCGCAGTTAAAAGACCTGAAGTTGCATATCCGCTGGAAAGAAAAGACGTGAACTTAAGAAATGAAATCTGA
- a CDS encoding ATPase domain-containing protein, whose translation MERIKTGINGIDQFTGGLPRGKTILITGDAGSGKTIFGLQFALTSCQQNIKTVYITTEEDSKDLFIQGETFGWDIRSATDNGLLRFIELAGIRARVTEAEISIDVGAMKGNFSKFLKDLPEDTETVIIDNIGSYTAKLTPYEFRDRFDLLVYELKERNITALIILDSATSREFNEIALFSVYGAIKLMKRENPYTGRRERVMDVVKMRSTKTPTQFMTYEINNNGIDIISGVESKE comes from the coding sequence TTGGAACGAATCAAAACAGGAATAAATGGAATAGACCAGTTTACAGGTGGACTTCCCCGAGGGAAAACAATACTCATCACTGGAGATGCGGGTTCAGGTAAAACCATATTCGGTTTGCAATTCGCCCTAACCAGCTGCCAGCAGAACATTAAAACAGTTTACATCACCACAGAAGAAGATTCGAAGGATCTATTCATCCAGGGCGAAACTTTCGGATGGGATATCCGATCAGCCACTGATAATGGTCTGTTACGCTTCATTGAACTAGCTGGTATCCGGGCCCGAGTAACTGAGGCTGAAATCAGCATCGATGTGGGGGCAATGAAGGGTAATTTCTCTAAATTCTTGAAAGACCTCCCTGAAGACACAGAAACAGTTATAATTGATAATATTGGCAGTTATACAGCTAAGCTCACCCCCTATGAATTCCGTGATCGTTTTGACCTTCTGGTATACGAATTAAAAGAACGTAATATAACTGCACTCATCATTTTAGACAGTGCAACTTCAAGAGAATTCAACGAAATCGCCCTATTCTCCGTTTATGGTGCCATAAAACTCATGAAACGTGAAAACCCTTACACTGGCCGCAGGGAGAGGGTGATGGATGTGGTTAAAATGAGGAGCACCAAAACACCCACCCAGTTCATGACCTATGAGATAAACAATAATGGTATTGACATCATTTCTGGAGTGGAAAGTAAAGAATAA
- a CDS encoding M42 family metallopeptidase has product MKQLLEKLSNASGVSGFEDEVRNLMMEELKGHVDDLAVDNMGNLIATKNGKPDGKKVMLAAHMDEIGLMVRYIDKEGFIKFSKLGGINDQMLLNQEVYIHSNGEKTLGVVGSKPPHRMKAAEKKKPVQYENMFIDIGASNKEDAEGMVNVGDPITIKQKFAELKNDLVMGNAMDNRVGCAIMVEVMKRARSDATIYGVGTVQEEVGLKGARTAAYRINPDMALALDVTISGDHPGMKEEDAPAKAGEGPCIILTDASGRGIITHPQVKELLIQVAEEEEIPYQLEVSEGGTTDATAIHLTREGIPTGVISPPSRYIHTPVSVVNIKDVENAVKLILAVLNRL; this is encoded by the coding sequence ATGAAACAATTACTAGAAAAACTATCGAATGCATCTGGTGTATCTGGATTTGAAGATGAAGTTCGCAATCTTATGATGGAAGAGTTGAAAGGACATGTGGATGACTTAGCTGTGGATAATATGGGTAACCTCATCGCAACTAAAAATGGGAAGCCCGATGGGAAAAAAGTGATGTTAGCCGCCCACATGGACGAAATAGGCCTTATGGTAAGGTACATTGATAAAGAAGGATTCATCAAATTCTCCAAGCTGGGAGGAATAAACGACCAGATGCTCCTCAACCAGGAAGTGTACATCCACAGTAATGGTGAAAAAACACTGGGTGTTGTGGGAAGTAAACCTCCTCACCGGATGAAAGCAGCTGAAAAGAAGAAACCTGTGCAATATGAGAATATGTTCATCGATATCGGCGCCTCAAACAAGGAAGATGCCGAAGGAATGGTGAATGTAGGGGATCCCATAACCATTAAACAGAAATTTGCAGAACTTAAAAATGATCTAGTAATGGGAAATGCCATGGACAACCGAGTGGGCTGTGCCATCATGGTGGAAGTCATGAAACGAGCCCGTAGCGATGCCACCATCTATGGAGTGGGAACTGTTCAAGAAGAAGTAGGCCTTAAAGGAGCCAGAACTGCCGCCTACCGCATCAACCCGGACATGGCCCTGGCCCTGGATGTTACCATATCCGGCGACCACCCTGGTATGAAGGAAGAAGACGCTCCTGCCAAGGCAGGTGAAGGACCGTGTATAATACTCACCGATGCCAGTGGAAGGGGAATCATCACCCACCCACAGGTGAAAGAATTACTGATCCAGGTTGCAGAGGAAGAAGAAATACCATACCAGTTAGAAGTTAGCGAAGGCGGAACCACAGATGCCACTGCCATCCACCTCACCAGAGAAGGTATCCCTACTGGGGTTATTTCACCACCATCACGTTACATTCACACACCAGTGAGTGTGGTTAATATCAAGGATGTGGAAAATGCTGTTAAACTCATTTTAGCCGTGCTTAATAGACTTTAA
- a CDS encoding TIGR00289 family protein, whose amino-acid sequence MNAAVLFSGGKDSTMAAYKAMEDGWKVEYLLSMHSENPHSYMFHVPNVHLTQLLSQAMEIPLIQAKTPGEKEEELEDLRNALLDLKNRGIEAVFTGAIHSEYQKSRIDGLCKEVGLESHAPLWHRDPLDYMQEIIDLGFKVIVTSASAEGLDESWLGRIVDEDLLEELNGLHEKYGLHMAFEGGEAETLVLDGPIFKKRLNILDSENVWEVDSGYMVIKDAELSEKD is encoded by the coding sequence ATGAACGCAGCAGTACTTTTTTCAGGTGGTAAAGACAGTACCATGGCCGCTTACAAGGCCATGGAAGATGGTTGGAAAGTAGAATATCTCCTTTCCATGCACTCTGAAAATCCCCATTCCTATATGTTCCATGTTCCTAACGTACACCTCACCCAGTTACTCTCCCAGGCCATGGAAATACCTCTTATCCAGGCTAAAACCCCTGGTGAAAAGGAGGAAGAATTAGAAGACCTTCGGAATGCTCTCTTAGACCTTAAAAATAGGGGCATTGAAGCGGTATTTACTGGGGCTATACATTCCGAGTACCAGAAATCACGGATTGATGGTTTATGTAAGGAAGTGGGATTAGAATCCCATGCACCATTATGGCACAGAGATCCTCTTGACTACATGCAGGAGATTATTGACCTGGGATTTAAAGTTATAGTCACCAGTGCATCTGCCGAGGGTCTGGATGAATCCTGGCTGGGCAGAATAGTGGATGAAGATTTACTGGAAGAGTTAAACGGACTTCATGAAAAATATGGTCTGCACATGGCATTTGAAGGGGGAGAAGCAGAAACACTGGTTCTTGATGGTCCTATTTTCAAAAAAAGACTCAATATTCTGGACTCAGAAAATGTCTGGGAAGTGGATAGTGGATATATGGTGATTAAAGACGCAGAACTAAGTGAGAAAGATTAG
- the uvrC gene encoding excinuclease ABC subunit UvrC yields MSATISNPNDLPEKPGVYLLKDVQDEILYVGKAKSLKKRVKSYFKEELEDPKTRVLMRHFHHMDYLVTDTEKEALILESNLIKKHLPRYNIRLKDDKRFPYLQITSEDYPRLLITRSVREDGSHYYGPFTDVTSVRSLLKLLKPVFQLRDCKRMDGPCLNYQIDLCPAPCSGQVTRKYYHENVEKVKLFLEGRQKEVMDLLKKEMEQAAANHDYEKAVVIRDQLFSLDEVMEKQKMEFNRSLDQDVIATANDGKIVVVVVFRVMNGKIMGKDDFLMEGAQENSPPEILAAFIKQYYSGPRQVPAEILLPVMIDDRDLIEKWLSDKIRAGEYDASDGTVDVEGLSMDPNTFAVSLRVPDEGLEYRLVQMVTKNASIILNHHKQARGALLDLKTYLKIPRIPRRIEAFDISNLAGQMAVASMVVFEDGKPSKNHYRKYKLETPGPDDYGMMREVLMRRYKKLKDKGETPPDLVVVDGGRGQLNVAIDVLDSLGIKTGVIGLAKEFEQVFIPEVAIPLILPSNSPALHILQRVRDEAHRFAVKYHKNLRDRNLKTSPLDEIPGIGPKRKMNILRHFGDFESIKNASIDEITEVKGIHRNLASEIYGYLHHAKD; encoded by the coding sequence TTGTCAGCTACAATTAGTAACCCCAATGATTTACCTGAAAAACCAGGTGTATATCTCCTGAAGGATGTTCAGGATGAGATCTTGTATGTGGGAAAGGCAAAATCTCTTAAAAAGAGGGTTAAAAGTTACTTTAAAGAAGAACTGGAAGATCCCAAAACCAGGGTTTTGATGCGTCACTTTCATCATATGGATTACCTGGTAACTGATACTGAGAAAGAGGCCCTTATTTTAGAATCTAACCTTATAAAGAAACATTTACCCCGTTACAACATACGCCTTAAGGATGATAAACGTTTCCCCTATTTGCAGATAACCTCTGAGGACTATCCTCGGTTGCTCATAACCCGTAGTGTTCGGGAGGATGGTTCTCATTACTATGGACCCTTTACTGATGTCACATCTGTCAGGAGTTTGCTGAAACTCTTAAAACCAGTGTTCCAGCTCAGGGATTGTAAACGCATGGATGGTCCCTGTCTAAACTATCAGATTGATCTGTGCCCTGCACCATGCAGTGGCCAGGTCACCAGGAAATACTACCATGAAAACGTGGAAAAGGTCAAATTGTTTCTGGAAGGCCGGCAAAAAGAGGTTATGGACCTCCTAAAAAAAGAGATGGAACAGGCAGCCGCAAATCATGACTATGAAAAGGCAGTGGTTATAAGGGATCAGTTATTCTCTCTGGACGAGGTTATGGAGAAACAGAAGATGGAATTTAACCGTAGCCTTGACCAGGATGTCATAGCTACTGCCAATGATGGGAAAATCGTGGTAGTGGTTGTTTTCAGAGTAATGAATGGTAAAATCATGGGAAAAGATGATTTCCTAATGGAAGGAGCCCAGGAAAACTCACCTCCTGAGATTTTGGCGGCATTCATCAAACAGTACTATTCCGGTCCCCGCCAGGTACCTGCAGAAATTCTACTTCCAGTTATGATTGATGACAGGGATCTTATTGAGAAGTGGTTGTCGGATAAAATTCGTGCTGGTGAGTACGATGCCTCAGATGGTACGGTTGATGTTGAAGGTTTATCTATGGATCCTAACACTTTTGCAGTGTCATTGAGGGTGCCGGATGAGGGATTGGAGTATCGTCTGGTGCAAATGGTAACTAAAAATGCCAGCATAATCTTAAACCATCATAAACAAGCCAGAGGAGCTTTACTCGATCTAAAAACCTATCTTAAAATACCCCGAATTCCACGCCGCATTGAAGCCTTTGATATATCAAATCTCGCCGGGCAGATGGCTGTAGCCTCCATGGTTGTATTTGAAGATGGTAAGCCATCAAAAAACCATTACCGGAAATATAAACTGGAAACACCCGGGCCAGATGATTATGGTATGATGCGGGAAGTACTAATGAGGAGATATAAAAAACTCAAGGACAAGGGAGAAACACCACCTGATCTAGTGGTTGTTGACGGGGGTCGGGGTCAGTTAAATGTTGCAATAGATGTTTTAGATTCATTGGGTATAAAAACAGGAGTCATAGGTTTGGCCAAAGAATTTGAACAGGTTTTCATACCGGAAGTTGCCATTCCACTTATCTTACCTTCCAACTCCCCTGCATTACACATCTTGCAGCGGGTTCGTGATGAGGCCCATCGTTTTGCAGTGAAATATCATAAAAATCTCAGAGACCGGAATCTTAAGACTTCTCCTCTGGATGAAATTCCAGGCATTGGACCCAAACGTAAAATGAACATACTGAGACATTTTGGTGATTTTGAATCAATAAAAAATGCCAGTATTGATGAAATAACAGAAGTTAAGGGAATACATAGAAATTTAGCCAGTGAAATATATGGATATCTTCACCATGCGAAGGATTGA
- a CDS encoding phosphopantothenate/pantothenate synthetase: protein MHDISPNHPRYHSLLLRDKMAQAYHEGILADTALIAHGRGEAFDYIIGEKTTPPARKAIKTATAALLLAESPVLSVNGNTAVLAADYVVELASLLKARIEINLFYRTPQRVLKVEEVLKNAGATDVLGKEGDDYLPVEGLEGPRSRAHPQGVHRADVVLVPLEDGDRAEALVSSGKKVITIDLNPLSRTAKKSSITIVDNVVRAIPLLINETKKLKGCSRQDLQGILNEFDNDENISSSLNLISQYFKRDEDS from the coding sequence ATGCATGACATCTCACCAAATCATCCTCGTTATCACTCCCTTCTTTTAAGGGATAAAATGGCCCAAGCGTACCACGAGGGGATCCTGGCTGACACCGCCCTCATCGCCCATGGTAGGGGCGAGGCTTTTGATTATATTATAGGTGAAAAAACAACTCCCCCTGCAAGGAAGGCAATTAAAACTGCAACTGCTGCCCTTTTACTTGCTGAAAGTCCGGTTTTATCTGTTAATGGGAATACTGCTGTTCTGGCAGCAGATTATGTGGTGGAGTTAGCCAGTTTGTTAAAGGCTCGGATTGAGATCAACCTATTCTACCGCACTCCACAGCGTGTGTTGAAAGTTGAGGAAGTATTAAAAAATGCAGGGGCAACAGATGTTCTGGGTAAAGAAGGTGATGATTACCTGCCGGTTGAGGGATTGGAGGGCCCCAGGTCGCGTGCTCATCCCCAGGGTGTACACCGGGCAGATGTAGTTCTGGTTCCATTGGAAGATGGTGACCGGGCAGAAGCACTGGTATCATCGGGTAAGAAGGTTATAACCATTGATCTAAACCCTTTATCACGAACTGCTAAAAAATCATCCATAACCATTGTGGATAACGTGGTTAGGGCCATTCCCCTCCTGATTAATGAAACAAAAAAGCTCAAAGGATGTTCCCGGCAGGATCTGCAAGGGATATTAAATGAATTTGATAATGATGAGAATATTTCCAGTTCACTGAACTTAATATCACAATATTTTAAAAGAGATGAAGACTCATGA
- a CDS encoding peptidase, with product MDLGEGWEKKALIIVAVVVFILVVYAYNPFQSKTNVTSTNESYTPPVTSTPVNQTPVVSNNSSNLSSSSSNNTFLISADQAKNIAVSQNPGYKASEPFQGTIVVNQTTVVVWMVPISKFGQPSKTVYVDVNTGKVVNTT from the coding sequence ATGGATCTAGGTGAGGGCTGGGAAAAAAAAGCACTAATTATAGTTGCTGTTGTGGTTTTTATACTGGTAGTATATGCGTATAATCCTTTTCAGTCCAAAACTAATGTAACAAGCACCAATGAGTCTTATACTCCTCCAGTTACATCTACACCAGTCAACCAAACTCCTGTTGTTTCTAACAATTCTAGCAATTTGTCTAGCAGTAGTTCAAACAATACTTTCCTTATATCTGCAGATCAGGCTAAAAACATAGCTGTAAGCCAAAATCCTGGATATAAGGCTTCAGAACCATTTCAGGGGACAATAGTGGTTAACCAGACAACTGTTGTTGTATGGATGGTTCCAATTTCCAAATTTGGACAGCCCTCAAAAACAGTTTATGTTGATGTGAATACAGGGAAAGTAGTGAACACAACTTGA
- a CDS encoding DUF2101 family protein, with the protein MFNKLGDMILRFFSLLGAVILAIPKIPQKLGNINRERVKEKIDTKNIKGNVSKVKENLGIDEKTSRTNSNKKKDFSTESSYPPITPNAGKTNEKSDVILISTPFTSKEKEDTIFRLQLLSAGFLIISVLYLFNFFSIILYGILGILIGGYIIYILFNRVKVMYGPEFPAYRDFFLMYLVVGIILVLAGTNSNLVMAFSFSFFPSLTIFIFAIIAVVLVYLIFRIRYHRDFTYGVVIETGEKMAYVKVEYDIRSNVKPDIYVVENDYGASDGDTVQLKTEKKLFSNSGNKPISVMNTVNKI; encoded by the coding sequence ATGTTCAATAAATTAGGAGACATGATATTACGATTCTTCTCACTTCTAGGGGCAGTGATATTAGCAATACCCAAAATTCCCCAAAAACTTGGTAACATCAACCGGGAACGTGTGAAAGAAAAAATAGACACTAAAAACATTAAAGGAAACGTTTCTAAAGTTAAGGAAAACCTTGGAATTGATGAAAAAACTTCAAGAACCAATTCTAACAAAAAAAAAGATTTTTCAACAGAATCATCATACCCCCCCATCACCCCTAATGCTGGAAAAACCAATGAAAAATCCGACGTTATTCTTATATCAACTCCATTCACATCCAAGGAAAAGGAAGATACCATATTTCGTCTTCAGTTGTTATCAGCAGGATTCCTCATTATATCTGTCCTATACCTATTTAATTTCTTTTCTATCATTCTTTATGGGATCCTTGGAATTTTAATAGGAGGTTACATTATTTATATCCTATTTAACAGGGTTAAAGTCATGTATGGCCCAGAATTCCCTGCTTATCGAGATTTTTTCTTGATGTATCTAGTAGTGGGTATTATCTTGGTACTGGCTGGTACTAACAGTAATTTAGTCATGGCATTTTCATTCAGTTTCTTCCCTTCACTGACCATCTTCATATTTGCAATAATCGCCGTGGTATTAGTTTATTTGATCTTCAGGATACGTTACCACCGCGACTTCACTTATGGAGTTGTAATTGAAACCGGTGAAAAGATGGCCTATGTGAAGGTAGAATATGATATTCGTTCCAATGTCAAACCAGACATATATGTAGTAGAAAATGATTATGGTGCATCAGATGGTGACACAGTGCAACTGAAGACCGAAAAAAAGCTTTTTAGTAACAGTGGCAATAAACCAATAAGTGTGATGAATACTGTTAACAAAATCTAA
- a CDS encoding class III signal peptide-containing protein, whose product MDKKGQISVELILILAFILLVVLLVANYVSDQNEQNNIATATRLGATNATTAMGITTPGMLPVRVDAIQMSGAQNITVLINLNYKNDPIQNTALTGVYNSLISQGYSPKKNMNSNLTNPIIQNLTLNTSKHNYNIRLA is encoded by the coding sequence ATGGATAAAAAGGGGCAAATATCTGTAGAATTGATCCTTATTTTAGCTTTCATCCTGCTGGTTGTACTTTTGGTCGCAAATTACGTTAGTGATCAAAATGAACAGAACAACATTGCAACTGCAACCAGATTAGGAGCTACAAATGCCACAACTGCAATGGGAATTACAACCCCCGGGATGTTACCAGTACGAGTTGACGCAATCCAAATGAGCGGAGCTCAAAACATAACTGTACTTATTAATCTTAATTATAAAAATGATCCAATTCAGAACACTGCTTTAACCGGCGTTTATAACTCCCTCATCTCCCAAGGATATTCTCCAAAAAAGAACATGAACTCTAACCTAACCAACCCAATTATCCAGAATTTGACCCTGAACACTTCTAAACACAATTATAACATCAGGCTAGCATAA
- a CDS encoding AAA family ATPase, with translation MKVIGVTGMPGSGKSVVSRVADSMGMKVVRMGDVIRNEAQRRNEPPGKVAVELRQEYGEFVVAERCVEFIKKSTHKEKSSINKTKDSKSTQNSKSQLFLIEGIRSPWEVQIFKKNFPQFKVIAIHSAPKTRYIRLKKRMRSDDSSEAKEAVKRDQRELKFGIGEVIANADFMVVNESAKGKLKNTVRGILKNELRNSC, from the coding sequence ATGAAGGTAATTGGAGTTACAGGAATGCCCGGATCAGGTAAAAGCGTGGTTTCCAGAGTTGCAGATAGTATGGGGATGAAAGTGGTACGGATGGGTGATGTCATCCGCAATGAAGCCCAGAGAAGAAATGAACCCCCTGGAAAAGTGGCAGTGGAACTTCGCCAGGAATATGGAGAATTTGTGGTAGCAGAACGATGCGTGGAATTCATTAAAAAATCAACCCACAAGGAAAAATCTTCAATTAATAAAACCAAAGATAGTAAGTCCACCCAAAATAGTAAATCACAATTATTCCTTATTGAAGGCATTCGCAGCCCATGGGAAGTGCAGATATTCAAAAAAAACTTCCCACAATTTAAGGTTATAGCCATACACTCTGCACCAAAAACCCGTTATATTCGACTTAAAAAAAGAATGAGATCCGATGACTCTTCTGAAGCTAAAGAAGCGGTGAAACGAGACCAGCGCGAACTTAAATTTGGTATTGGAGAAGTAATTGCCAATGCTGATTTTATGGTAGTTAATGAGAGTGCTAAAGGTAAACTGAAAAACACAGTGCGAGGTATCCTTAAAAATGAATTGCGAAATAGTTGCTAA